A window of Blastomonas sp. SL216 contains these coding sequences:
- a CDS encoding SPASM domain-containing protein: protein MASDIGVLDVDAASLCLCTVEDDLVIETGEGGRYLQCLVKPNGPAAFLELWSGEALIDRADLVSGWQNAAVDLTGLTPGSQAILRVVDQQGQPAGGFAFSRIWQSVQWGRGQRRRLKCYFPFSYTTVFADQSIYPCCCLAWIKPNMLAGHAASDSMKDVWNGPVYQAMRQQFLAGDYATSCRPEVCPKLQSPPAKTHIPADDGLLSEDIIAAVNDGLTELSFGPAGMHHDIDYGCNLECTMCRDTRILPERAKIGAAVSTINEVVAMGSLEAVSFSGAGEVLIMRDMVKFIESDVLSARDIGISLTTNATNFSEKMWSRIQHNRFDNVFMSIDGASSEVYDRVRVGSCWVDMQPRIAFLGELRQRGLIRHLQWNYTVQLANISDVGAAITMARELGFDTIRLIPHSGTLQRTQGNMFEDYDKAALDALHAQIEAVGGFDDPMVGHHELRMLDQQYRTLASHLDMAELLLDRIWQDPQQAARHAYPDWTKTVSLVERAASLAATGSIDDDGLTDRNRAFLDRLASVVDDVERIEKTSGSALRQVRARLFPDARHINIRKALRRLQAPAG, encoded by the coding sequence ATGGCCAGTGATATCGGCGTCTTGGATGTTGACGCGGCTTCGCTTTGCCTGTGCACGGTGGAAGACGATCTGGTCATCGAGACCGGTGAAGGTGGCCGATATCTGCAGTGCCTGGTGAAGCCCAATGGACCTGCAGCGTTTCTTGAGCTTTGGAGCGGCGAAGCGCTGATCGACCGTGCCGATCTGGTGTCTGGCTGGCAGAATGCCGCGGTCGATCTGACCGGGCTGACCCCTGGCAGCCAGGCGATATTGCGCGTTGTCGATCAGCAGGGTCAGCCTGCAGGCGGGTTCGCGTTCAGCCGGATATGGCAGTCGGTCCAATGGGGGCGTGGCCAGCGCCGACGCCTGAAGTGCTATTTTCCGTTCAGCTATACCACCGTGTTTGCGGACCAGTCGATCTACCCCTGCTGCTGCCTGGCGTGGATCAAGCCCAATATGCTCGCCGGACATGCTGCCTCGGATTCGATGAAGGACGTCTGGAACGGGCCGGTTTACCAGGCGATGCGTCAGCAGTTTCTGGCTGGCGATTATGCGACCAGCTGTCGCCCAGAGGTCTGCCCGAAACTGCAATCGCCGCCTGCAAAAACGCATATTCCGGCGGACGACGGATTGCTGAGCGAAGATATCATCGCCGCTGTCAATGACGGGCTGACCGAACTGTCCTTCGGCCCTGCAGGGATGCACCATGACATCGATTATGGCTGCAATCTGGAATGCACGATGTGCCGGGACACCAGGATACTGCCCGAGCGTGCCAAGATCGGTGCCGCGGTCAGCACCATCAACGAAGTCGTGGCGATGGGCAGCCTTGAGGCAGTGTCGTTTTCAGGGGCCGGCGAAGTGCTTATCATGCGCGACATGGTCAAGTTCATCGAAAGCGATGTTCTGTCGGCGCGAGACATCGGCATTTCACTGACCACCAATGCGACCAATTTCTCCGAGAAGATGTGGAGCCGCATTCAGCACAACCGGTTCGACAATGTTTTCATGTCGATCGACGGTGCGTCGTCCGAGGTGTACGACCGGGTGCGGGTTGGTTCGTGCTGGGTCGATATGCAGCCCAGGATCGCGTTTCTGGGAGAACTGCGCCAGCGCGGCCTGATCCGCCACCTGCAATGGAATTATACGGTTCAGCTGGCGAACATATCGGATGTCGGCGCGGCGATCACCATGGCGCGAGAGCTTGGCTTCGACACCATCCGCCTGATCCCGCATTCGGGCACGCTGCAGCGGACCCAGGGCAACATGTTCGAGGATTATGACAAGGCTGCCCTCGACGCGCTGCACGCGCAGATAGAAGCGGTGGGGGGCTTTGACGACCCCATGGTCGGTCACCACGAACTGCGGATGCTGGACCAGCAATATCGCACGCTGGCATCGCATCTGGACATGGCGGAACTGCTGCTCGACCGGATTTGGCAGGACCCGCAACAGGCCGCGCGCCACGCCTATCCCGACTGGACCAAGACTGTGTCGCTGGTCGAACGGGCTGCATCGCTCGCCGCTACAGGCAGCATCGATGATGATGGCCTGACCGACCGAAATCGCGCTTTCCTCGACAGGCTGGCATCGGTCGTCGACGATGTGGAGCGCATCGAGAAAACGAGCGGCAGCGCGTTGCGGCAAGTGCGGGCAAGGCTTTTCCCCGATGCACGCCATATCAACATTCGCAAAGCTTTGCGCCGGTTGCAGGCGCCCGCTGGCTGA
- a CDS encoding ABC transporter permease: protein MARRWELVCAHSRLIGFLSMRELERRFAGSLLGWWWSVAFPLAQMATFLLVLQVGLGVTARGDYPLAVALAAGIVAWAFLTEAVVNMTHAISANSTLLRNSALPVEVFPAASLCAALVTHAIILTLVMIGLAVAAYPPGLTILVLPYAIACLCAFALPLGIICSVANAAFRDVAQAVVPLLALWFWLTPIVWPVSRIPGDLRWLVELNPGAHIVNAYRYALLGDSASLPSARETLIFWAMVLLLSATAMLVTKAFRRQLGDML from the coding sequence GTGGCAAGACGTTGGGAACTGGTTTGCGCACATAGCAGATTGATCGGGTTCCTTTCCATGAGGGAACTGGAACGGCGTTTCGCCGGAAGTCTGTTGGGCTGGTGGTGGAGCGTGGCTTTCCCGCTCGCGCAAATGGCCACATTTCTGCTCGTTCTCCAGGTCGGCCTGGGCGTGACCGCGCGCGGCGATTATCCCCTGGCAGTGGCGCTGGCCGCAGGGATCGTGGCCTGGGCATTCCTGACCGAAGCGGTCGTCAACATGACCCATGCGATATCGGCCAACTCCACGCTGTTGCGCAATTCTGCGCTGCCGGTCGAAGTCTTCCCGGCCGCAAGCCTGTGCGCGGCGCTGGTCACGCATGCCATCATCCTGACGCTGGTCATGATCGGCCTCGCGGTGGCCGCCTATCCCCCAGGCCTGACGATCCTCGTCCTGCCCTATGCGATTGCATGCCTGTGCGCTTTCGCGCTGCCGCTCGGTATCATCTGTTCGGTCGCCAACGCCGCGTTCCGCGATGTCGCCCAGGCTGTTGTCCCGCTGCTGGCGCTCTGGTTCTGGCTGACGCCGATCGTGTGGCCCGTGTCCCGGATACCGGGCGATCTGCGCTGGCTGGTCGAGCTCAATCCCGGCGCACATATCGTCAATGCCTATCGCTATGCTCTGCTGGGCGACAGTGCATCGCTGCCGTCGGCGCGCGAGACCCTGATCTTCTGGGCCATGGTGCTGCTGCTGTCTGCTACAGCCATGCTGGTGACAAAGGCGTTCAGGCGACAATTGGGTGACATGCTTTGA
- a CDS encoding glycosyltransferase produces the protein MRQFPAFPPLGTPAGASLPSVCIVTNELVGLFKNGGIGTSMTGLAQCLARAGFPVTVLYSASHRMAPDDRRRWTAEYDASGIRLEWLDPAVEAQLVGPVADMGFTAPMRVWLHLRDRQFDVIQFNDCLGDGYLCLAMARLGLAFRNTHLLVGLHSPSQWIFEINRTSPGWLATSAYSFAERFSVAHADLLWSPSHYLLDWAVSAGFEITGAHYVQQYALPARPTETLTQASAQQSDRIREIVFFGRLEERKGLRLFCAALGQIDGFLQQNGIKVTFLGKIANIGGQPADGFLKDQARAWGFAWQIKADLGQREAIAHLKSGQTLAVMASPADNSPCTVYEALDEGLCFIAARTGGIPELIDAQDRDRVLFDYDADALAAKLIQSLTQGCAPALAANSQDACRARWVDAFAALPDLVGSRAVAATGEHPWLALVDHHQGDDLAATVASLEALDQVRDVIILNHGPSPLAGDQGRVAVKTVNLMDQGCRQLPGLLNLEDDERVLMLRSGCAVRPEGFAMADAALQAEGVDGVLPAGLTAEGKLLVPLGGSPSFAFWHGVDLGGGMALKADRLKPLLGADWLAPNSPYCNIADIAVSQGLVLWPLPEPLLSHAGKQSFTAKPLPVPERVLRYSAVSDIERYYIQAQSLAMSSRKPGLSRSALVRAIYHRLASGRAARPTIWLRSKMPAGLLRRIIGS, from the coding sequence ATGAGGCAATTTCCGGCATTCCCGCCCCTGGGAACACCGGCTGGCGCCAGCCTGCCTTCGGTTTGCATCGTCACCAACGAACTTGTCGGATTGTTCAAGAATGGCGGCATCGGCACGTCGATGACGGGGCTGGCGCAATGTCTGGCGCGGGCCGGCTTTCCGGTCACGGTGCTGTATTCGGCCAGCCACCGGATGGCACCGGACGACAGGCGCAGATGGACTGCAGAATATGATGCAAGCGGGATCAGGCTTGAATGGCTGGATCCGGCCGTCGAGGCCCAGTTGGTCGGTCCTGTTGCGGACATGGGCTTTACTGCCCCGATGCGGGTGTGGTTGCACCTGCGAGACCGGCAGTTCGATGTCATCCAGTTCAACGATTGCCTGGGCGATGGCTATCTGTGCCTTGCCATGGCCCGATTGGGGCTGGCCTTCCGCAACACCCATCTGCTGGTGGGGCTGCACAGCCCCAGCCAGTGGATATTCGAGATCAACCGTACAAGTCCCGGCTGGCTGGCGACCAGTGCCTATAGTTTTGCCGAACGCTTCAGCGTGGCGCACGCCGATCTGCTGTGGTCGCCCAGCCATTATCTGCTCGACTGGGCGGTCAGCGCCGGCTTCGAGATCACAGGCGCGCATTATGTCCAGCAATATGCCTTGCCGGCCAGACCGACCGAAACCCTCACCCAAGCCAGCGCGCAACAGTCCGACCGGATCAGGGAAATCGTTTTCTTTGGCCGTCTGGAAGAACGCAAGGGGCTTCGCCTGTTCTGCGCCGCCCTGGGCCAGATCGACGGCTTCTTGCAGCAGAACGGGATCAAAGTCACCTTTCTGGGGAAGATCGCCAATATCGGCGGTCAACCCGCAGACGGTTTTCTGAAGGACCAAGCCCGCGCCTGGGGCTTTGCCTGGCAGATCAAGGCGGATCTCGGCCAACGCGAGGCGATAGCGCATCTCAAGTCCGGCCAGACCCTGGCGGTGATGGCTTCACCTGCGGACAACTCGCCCTGCACGGTCTACGAAGCGCTGGACGAGGGATTGTGCTTCATCGCCGCCCGAACCGGCGGCATTCCCGAACTGATCGATGCGCAGGACAGGGACAGGGTGCTGTTCGACTATGACGCGGATGCGCTGGCCGCCAAGCTCATCCAGTCGCTGACCCAGGGCTGCGCGCCCGCGCTGGCAGCCAACAGCCAGGATGCCTGCCGCGCCCGGTGGGTTGACGCCTTTGCCGCCCTGCCCGACCTGGTCGGCAGCAGGGCCGTGGCTGCGACCGGCGAGCATCCATGGCTGGCGCTGGTCGATCATCATCAGGGCGACGATCTGGCTGCCACGGTGGCAAGCCTGGAGGCGCTGGATCAGGTTCGGGATGTCATCATCCTCAACCATGGTCCCTCGCCCCTTGCCGGAGATCAAGGCCGGGTCGCCGTGAAAACGGTGAACCTGATGGATCAGGGGTGCCGGCAGCTGCCCGGTCTCCTGAACTTGGAAGACGACGAACGCGTTCTGATGCTGCGATCGGGATGCGCGGTACGACCGGAGGGCTTTGCCATGGCGGATGCTGCCCTGCAGGCTGAGGGCGTCGACGGCGTCCTGCCCGCCGGTCTGACCGCCGAAGGCAAGCTGCTGGTCCCCCTGGGAGGGAGCCCAAGCTTTGCCTTTTGGCACGGTGTCGATCTGGGTGGCGGCATGGCGCTGAAGGCCGATCGCTTGAAACCGCTGCTGGGCGCGGACTGGCTTGCACCGAACAGCCCCTATTGCAACATTGCAGACATCGCGGTGAGCCAAGGACTGGTGCTCTGGCCATTGCCCGAGCCTCTGCTGAGCCATGCCGGCAAGCAGAGCTTCACTGCGAAACCCTTGCCGGTGCCGGAACGCGTGCTGCGCTATTCAGCTGTTTCGGACATCGAGCGCTATTATATCCAGGCACAGTCGCTTGCGATGAGCTCCCGGAAACCGGGATTGTCGCGGTCGGCCCTGGTACGGGCAATCTACCACCGGCTCGCCTCGGGCCGGGCCGCCCGGCCGACCATCTGGCTGAGGAGCAAGATGCCCGCCGGCCTGCTGAGGCGCATCATCGGGTCGTGA